The Aeromonas jandaei genomic interval GCCGGAGAGTCCCAGCTTCTCCGAGTAAAAACGCAGATAGAAGCGGCTGACATCCCACAGGAACTGGCCCGGCTCGCCCGCCTCGTCGCGCAGCGCATCGAGATAGTCGCCGCTGAAAAAGCTCTGCTGGGTCACATCCAGCCCGATGATCACCACCGGCCAGTCGGCAGTAAAGACCCGGTCGGCAGCATCGGGATCATCGTGGATATTGGCCTCGGCATAGGGGGTGACGTTGCCGCGATGACCATTGATACCAAAAGCGCCCCCCATCACCACCACCTGTTTCACCAGTGAAACAATCTCGGGCGCCTGCTGCAGCGCCAGCGCCAGATTGGTCAAAGGCCCGATGGTAACGAGGGTGATCTCCCCCGGCGCCGCTTTGACCGCCTCGACAATGTACTGCCACGCGGGACGGGGGTCGGGCGCAATACTCACCTCTCCCGCCTCCAGGTCACCAAAGCCGCTCGGGCCGTGAACTATGGTGGTGGGGCCGACCGGTTCGCGCAGCAGCGGGGCGGCAGCGCCTTTGGCCACATCCGCTTTCATGCCGTACTTCTGCTTGAGCCAGAGGGCGTTGCGGGTGCCATTGGCGATAGTGGCGTTGCCAAAAACGGTGGTGATGGCGAGCAGCTCGATGGCGGGGTGGGCCTCGGCAAAGAGGATGGCCATGGCATCGTCGATGCCCGGATCGGTGTCGAGAATAATCTTGTGAGTCTGGATCTTGTCAGTCATATGACCTCCCTGCAACGACAAAAGGGGGAGTCTACCGGGCTCACCGCCCTTTATCCCGGCAGGGGATCACACCCTGAACCTTTGCTCGCACTTTCCGGCATCACATCCACAATCCCCGCCACAAAAAATGGCGCGGCCACTTGGGGCCGCGCCATGACGATTCATTATCTCATTGCCCTGGAACCAGGTTCCCGGCACTCAGCGTTTACGGTGCCAACGCGGCGAGGTGGACTTCTCTCCCCAGGGGGTCACACAGGGGAGCAGAGCCCCTTCAATCACCGCATCGCAGCTGGCCAGCGCCTCGGCAATCTTCTGATGCAGCACCCGCAACACCTTGCCTTCGTGCTCGGCCAGCGAGTGGCCGGCGGCAAAGAACTCCGGCTGATACTGCAGCGCCAGCTTCTGGGCAAATTCGTAAGTGTTGAAGCAATCCGGCATCCGCTCAACCACATCTTCAAGCCGGGTCAACAAGCTGTTCAATTCCCTGGTCATAGTGCTCCCTCCATGCATGTGAATAGCCAAAAACTACCTCTTATTAGATAAGTCACCAACGAGCAAACCACAAAAGTGTGGGGAGGAACACAGTTCTCTCTTGCGTCCAGCTGCCGGTGACAGAGGCAGATGATGCCAGCTTTACACTTGCGCAACAAACGACTAGATTTAGACCGACCAATCAGTCGGTTGTTTTTCAGACGGAGAAGATCATGGGAGTCGCACCGCATCAGCACAGTCCGGAGGATATCCTCGCCATCAAGCTGGCCCTGCCCGAGCAGCTGGAGCGGCTCAAACGGGCGAGCCGGGAACACCCGATGCCGACGCTGGCCGAGCGGCGAACCCAGCTGACCAAACTCAAGCGGGCGCTGCTGGCTCACAAGGAGCAGCTCTGCACGGCGCTGGCGCAGGATTATGGCCAGCGCAGCCACTACGACAGCCAGATCGCCGACATCCTCCCCTGCATCATGCAGATCAACTACACCCAGAAGCGGCTCAAGCGCTGGATGCAGCCCCATCGTCGCCATGCCGGTCTGCTGCTCGCCCCCGCCAAAGTGGAGGTACACTTCCAGCCGCTCGGGGTGGTCGGCATCATAGTGCCGTGGAACTTTCCGGTGATGCTGAGCCTCGGCCCGCTCATCACCGCCATCGCGGCAGGGAACCGGGCGATGCTGAAACTCTCCGAGTTCACTCCCCATACCAACGCCGTGCTGCGTACCCTGCTCACCACCACTTTCAACGAGGACGAGATCGCCGTCATCGAGGGGGATGCCCAGATGGCGGCCGCATTCAGCTCGCTCCCCTTCGATCACCTGCTGTTCACCGGCTCCACCATGGTTGGCAAGCTGGTAATGGCCGCCGCCGCGCCCCAGCTCACCCCGCTCACCCTTGAGCTGGGTGGTAAGAGCCCTTGCCTCATCGCCCCCGACATGCCAGTTGAGACCGCCATCGAGCGGATGATCTTCGGCAAGAGCCTCAACGCCGGCCAGATCTGCGTTGCCCCCGACTATGTGCTGCTGCCCCGCAGCGAGGTGGAGAACTTTATCGCCGCCTATCGCAACCACTTTGCCAAGCTCTACCCTGCCGGGCTCGCCAGCCCCGACTACGGCGCCATCATCAACGATCGCCAGTATCAGCGGCTGGTCAGCTGGCTCGATGAGGCCAAACAGGCGGGAGCCCAGCTCCACCCCTGTGCCACTCCGGCGCGGGATGATCAGCGCCGCCTTCTGGCCCCGCATCTGCTGACCGGGGTGCCGGGCCACTGTCAGGTGATACAGCAGGAGATCTTCGGCCCGCTGCTGCCGCTCATCCCCTACGACACGCTGGAGGAGGCGCTCGCCTATATCGCCGAACGTCCCCGCCCGCTGGCCCTCTATCTGATGAGCTTCGATCCCGAGCTGCAGGCGCGGGTGACCCGGGAGACCCACTCCGGCGGCATGGCCATCAACGAGAGTCTGTTCCAGGTGGCAGCCGATGATGTGCCGTTTGGCGGCATCGGCGCCTCCGGCATGGGCCACTACCACGGGCACGAGGGCTTTCTCACCTTCTCCAAGGCGAAAACCGTGCTGACCCGCGGCAAGTTCACCACCGGCTCCCTGATCCATCCGCCCTACAACAGCTGGATCCAGAAGCTGATGATGGCTTTTTTCCTGCGCTGACGGAGCCCGCCATGACCGACAAGCGCCGCCAAATTCTGGATGCCGCCCTCGCCCTCTGCGCCGAAGATGGTCTGCAGGGGGCAGCCACCGCCCGCATTGCCAAGGCGGCCGGGGTCGCCAACGGCACCCTGTTCCACCACTTTCCGAGCAAGGAGGCACTGATCCTTCAGCTCTATCAGGATGTGAAGACCAGGATGGGGGCTGCCATCTGCGAAGCCGATCCCGAGCTGGCACTACGCGAGCAGATCCACCACTACTGGCAGCAGGCGATGAGCTGGATGCTGGCCCACCCCAACGAGATCAAATTTGTGCTGGGTTTCTTTCACTCCCCCCTGCTGGCCCGCCCGGCCCGCAGCCAGATCTTGAATGACACTCTGCGCTTTCTGCCCGCTCTGCTGGTAAAAGGGCAGGCCAGTGGCGAGCTGATGCAGGCCCCCGCGCCGCTGTTGCTGGAGGTGTGTCAGGGGCAGTTCCTCGCCTGCGCATCACTCTTTGTCGATCAACCCGAGCTTGGGCAGGATGCCCACTGGCAAGCCAGTGCCTTTGCCCTCTTCTGGTCAGCCATCTCAGGAGCCAACCCCTATGACAACTCCGACCGTTGAATCTCTGGCCGCACTGGGCCGCCGCCTCTGGATCACCACTCTGCTCTGGGTGGTGGGCCGAACTCTCTGCCGCGCCGCCCGTATCGACGAGGCGGTGCACCGCGAACTGGCCCCCTTGCCGGATGGCCTGGCCATTCGCCTTGAGGTGGGGGGACTTGATTACGCCATGAACATGCATAAAGAAGGAGGGCGCTGGTATCCCGGTGCGCCGGCTGCACCCCATGCCACCATCCATCCGCTGCGGGTGCGCTTCAAGCACCCCAGTATCGCGTTTCGCGCCCTGAGCTTTCGGCTCGGGGTCAATCAGGCGTTCAGTGAAAACCGGCTGCTGGTAGAGGGGGACCTGACCACCGCCATGCATCTGGTGCGGGGGCTTGAGCAGTTGCAGTCCCTGATCCTGCCTGCCTTTATCGCGCGGCCGCTGCTGCGCCACTATCCGGCCCAGCGCAACAAGCTTGGCCGTGCCTGCAACATCTATCTGGGTCTGGTAACCGGCTGAGCGCAAGGAGCCTTGATATGAGCCGCTATTACGATTTTTTCTGTCCGGTCAAACTGCTGGCCGGTGAACAGGCGCTGGAGCAGCTGGCCAGCGAGCTGGCAAGCCTTGGTGCTCGCCGCCCCCTGCTGCTGACCGACAAGGGGGTCAATGCCACTGGTCTTGCCACCCTGCTGGCCAATGTACTGGCCGAAGGGGAGCTGCCGGTCGCCGCCATTTGGGACGAGATCCCGGCCGACTCCTCCACTGCCGTGGTGGAGCGGATCGCCAAGCGCTACGCCGAGCTAGACTGCGACAGTCTGGTGGCGCTGGGGGGCGGCTCGGTCATCGATACCGCCAAGGCGGTCAATATCCTGGCATCCATGGGTGGTGAACACCTGCTCGACTACTCGGGCGCCGGTTGCCTGACTCGTCCCCTCAAGCCGCTGGCGGTGGTGCCCACCACGGCAGGTACCGGTTCCGAGGTCACGCTGGTGGCGGTGATCAAGGATGAGGCGAGCGGGCGCAAGGTGCCCTTCACCTCCCCCTTCCTGCTGCCGCAGCTGGCGGTGCTCGACCCGCGTCTGACTCAGGGACTGCCCCTCAATATCACCGCAGCCACCGCCATGGATGCCATGACCCATGCCATCGAGGCCTTTATCGGCACCGCCAAAAACCCGGTGAGCGATGCGCTGGCCCTGATGGCGGTAGAGAAGATAGCCAATGCCCTGCCTCTCATCCTCAAGGATCCGCAAAACAAGCAGTTGCGGCTGCAATTGGCCGAAGGTTCCACCCTGGCGGGCATGGCCTTCTCCAACTCCATGGTGGGACTGGTGCATGCCCTCGGCCACAGTCTGGGGGCTCGCTGCCATCTCCCCCACGGCCTGTGCATGAACCTCTTCCTGCCGACCGTGCTCGACTTCAACCGCCCCGAGGTAGATAACGAGTTGGCCCGCCTGCTGCTGCCGCTGGTGGGAGCCGAGCGCTTTGCCGCCACCCCGGCCCACCTGCGGGCCGAGGCGACCATCACCGCCATTCGTACCCTGCGCGATACCCTGTGGCAGGCGGTCAAGCTGCCGCGCACCATGAGCGAGGCGGGGGTAAGCGATCGCTCGCTGCTCGGGGAGATACGGGATCTGGCCGTCAACGACGGTGCCATGCTGTTCAATCGCAAGGATGCCGACCGTGAGCAGTTGCTCACTCTGCTGGAGCGGGCCTGGGCCTGAACCACTCCGACAAAAGATACCCGGCAGAGCGCCGGGTATCTTTTGAGCAGGATCCCGATATGACGCAGAGAGGGCACATCAGGGTAGGATATTGACCCCATGCTGTCGTTATCTGTTCTATACCTTGGCTAACAGTTATTGTGCAGACAGCCATCTTCATGCCAGAGGTGCCCACCATGAGCGACATCATTCATCAGGCCAACCAGCAGCAATTCATCTGTATGGTGGAGGGGAAGGAGTCGAGATTGCGCTACCGGCGCCTCGATGCCAAGACCATCGATGCCTACAGCACCTTTGTCCCCCCCGAGCTGCGGGTGCAGGGGATTGCCGATCAGCTGGCCCGCGCCCTCTTCAACTGGACTCAGGCAGAGGGGCTCACTATAGTGCCCAGCTGCAGTTACATTGACGTCTGGTTACGCCGAAATGCCAATAGTTGAGCCATTAGATCCCAAACAAGAACACGCCTTCCAAGCCAAAACCGAAGCGCTGCTGCGGGCCGATCCACAGCGGATGGCCTGCCTGCAGGCAGCCGCCGAGCTCGATCTGCCCGACTGGGCGCTGGGGGCAGGCTTTATCCGCAACCTCATCTGGGATCATCTCCACCACAAAACCGAGCCCACCCCGCTCAACGATATCGACCTTATCTACCTCGATAGCAGCGACCCGCAAGGGCTGGCCGAAGCAGAGCACGAAGCCTGGCTCGCCAAACGGCTGCCCGGCCAGCAGTGGGAGGTGCGCAATCAGGCCCGCATGCACACTCGCCAGCTGGCAGCACCGTTTACCAGCAGCATGGAGGCGCTCAGCCACTGGGTCGAGGTACCCACCTGCATCGGCGTGCGCCTGACCAAAGATGGCGAGTTCGAGTGGCTTGCCCCCTACGGCTTTGCCATAAACTGGTCGCTGCAAGTGAGTGCCAACCCCAGATGTCGCCAGGACAAACAGATCTTCACCCAGCGCATCAAGGAGAAGCAGTGGCAGACTCTCTGGCCTGACCTTCAGGTAAACTGGCCATAACCTGATTGCAATCTTTCGATAACCTTGGGCACACTAGGGTAAAAGCTGGTTGTAACTCAATGGGTTAAATAATGCGCGACTTCTTCTCTCTCGAACGCTGGCTACCGGGCCTCGCCGCCCTGCTGCAATACCAGCGCGCCTGGTTGATGCCTGACCTTCGCGCTGGACTCTCGGTCGCTGCGGTGGCCCTGCCCGTGGCCATTGCCTATGCCGAGCTCGCCGGTGTGGGCGCCATCGTCGGCCTCTACTCCTGCATCCTGCCCATGCTGGTCTACGCCCTGTTCGGCACCTCCCGCCAGCTGATCGTCGGCCCCGATGCCGCCACCTGCGCGGTCATCGCCGCCGTGGTGACGCCACTGGCCGCTGGCGACCCGACCCGCCACTGGCAGCTGGTGATGACCATGACCGCCATGACCGGCTTCTGGTGCCTGATTGCCAGCCGCTTCAAGCTGGGGGTGCTGGCGGACTTTCTCTCCCGCCCGATCCTGATGGGGCTGCTCAACGGTGTGGCCATCACCATCATGGTGGGCCAGCTCTCCAAGATCTTCGGATTCACCTTCAGCGAGCGCTATCTCATTGAGCGGATCGCCAACGGTACCACCTACATCACCCAGACCCATCTGCCGACCCTGGCCATGAGTCTGGTGGCACTGGCCACCCTGCTGCTGGCCAAACGCTTCCGGCCAGCCTGGCCCTCCTCCATGGTGGCCATGGTGATCACCGCCGCACTGGTGTGGGCGCTCAACCTCGGTCAGTACCATATCGCCACCTTGGGCAAGGTGGGCTCCGGCCTGCCCGCCTTCCAGATGCCGGAGTTTCCCCCGGGACTGATGCGGGAGCTGGTGCTGCCGGCCCTCAACCTCGCCATGGTGAGCTTCGTCTCCATGATGCTGACCGCCCGCAGCTTTGCCGCCAAGAACGGCTATGAAATCGATGCGGACAAGGAGTTCCGGGCGCTCGGCATGGCCAACCTCGCCTCTGCCATCTCCCAGGGCTTTGCCATCAGCGGTGCGGATTCGCGTACCGCGGTCAACGACGCCAACGGCGGCAAGAGCCAACTGGTCTCCATCAT includes:
- a CDS encoding nucleoside hydrolase, translated to MTDKIQTHKIILDTDPGIDDAMAILFAEAHPAIELLAITTVFGNATIANGTRNALWLKQKYGMKADVAKGAAAPLLREPVGPTTIVHGPSGFGDLEAGEVSIAPDPRPAWQYIVEAVKAAPGEITLVTIGPLTNLALALQQAPEIVSLVKQVVVMGGAFGINGHRGNVTPYAEANIHDDPDAADRVFTADWPVVIIGLDVTQQSFFSGDYLDALRDEAGEPGQFLWDVSRFYLRFYSEKLGLSGCHVHDPSAIAYVIDPTLFTLREGPVRVINSGPAIGHTLQKFDGKRHSHDGWADFRPQQVGVAVRDEALLALYRETLVAWGKRR
- a CDS encoding coniferyl aldehyde dehydrogenase, whose protein sequence is MGVAPHQHSPEDILAIKLALPEQLERLKRASREHPMPTLAERRTQLTKLKRALLAHKEQLCTALAQDYGQRSHYDSQIADILPCIMQINYTQKRLKRWMQPHRRHAGLLLAPAKVEVHFQPLGVVGIIVPWNFPVMLSLGPLITAIAAGNRAMLKLSEFTPHTNAVLRTLLTTTFNEDEIAVIEGDAQMAAAFSSLPFDHLLFTGSTMVGKLVMAAAAPQLTPLTLELGGKSPCLIAPDMPVETAIERMIFGKSLNAGQICVAPDYVLLPRSEVENFIAAYRNHFAKLYPAGLASPDYGAIINDRQYQRLVSWLDEAKQAGAQLHPCATPARDDQRRLLAPHLLTGVPGHCQVIQQEIFGPLLPLIPYDTLEEALAYIAERPRPLALYLMSFDPELQARVTRETHSGGMAINESLFQVAADDVPFGGIGASGMGHYHGHEGFLTFSKAKTVLTRGKFTTGSLIHPPYNSWIQKLMMAFFLR
- a CDS encoding TetR/AcrR family transcriptional regulator: MTDKRRQILDAALALCAEDGLQGAATARIAKAAGVANGTLFHHFPSKEALILQLYQDVKTRMGAAICEADPELALREQIHHYWQQAMSWMLAHPNEIKFVLGFFHSPLLARPARSQILNDTLRFLPALLVKGQASGELMQAPAPLLLEVCQGQFLACASLFVDQPELGQDAHWQASAFALFWSAISGANPYDNSDR
- a CDS encoding iron-containing alcohol dehydrogenase: MSRYYDFFCPVKLLAGEQALEQLASELASLGARRPLLLTDKGVNATGLATLLANVLAEGELPVAAIWDEIPADSSTAVVERIAKRYAELDCDSLVALGGGSVIDTAKAVNILASMGGEHLLDYSGAGCLTRPLKPLAVVPTTAGTGSEVTLVAVIKDEASGRKVPFTSPFLLPQLAVLDPRLTQGLPLNITAATAMDAMTHAIEAFIGTAKNPVSDALALMAVEKIANALPLILKDPQNKQLRLQLAEGSTLAGMAFSNSMVGLVHALGHSLGARCHLPHGLCMNLFLPTVLDFNRPEVDNELARLLLPLVGAERFAATPAHLRAEATITAIRTLRDTLWQAVKLPRTMSEAGVSDRSLLGEIRDLAVNDGAMLFNRKDADREQLLTLLERAWA
- a CDS encoding GNAT family N-acetyltransferase; protein product: MSDIIHQANQQQFICMVEGKESRLRYRRLDAKTIDAYSTFVPPELRVQGIADQLARALFNWTQAEGLTIVPSCSYIDVWLRRNANS
- a CDS encoding nucleotidyltransferase family protein; its protein translation is MPIVEPLDPKQEHAFQAKTEALLRADPQRMACLQAAAELDLPDWALGAGFIRNLIWDHLHHKTEPTPLNDIDLIYLDSSDPQGLAEAEHEAWLAKRLPGQQWEVRNQARMHTRQLAAPFTSSMEALSHWVEVPTCIGVRLTKDGEFEWLAPYGFAINWSLQVSANPRCRQDKQIFTQRIKEKQWQTLWPDLQVNWP
- a CDS encoding SulP family inorganic anion transporter, which codes for MRDFFSLERWLPGLAALLQYQRAWLMPDLRAGLSVAAVALPVAIAYAELAGVGAIVGLYSCILPMLVYALFGTSRQLIVGPDAATCAVIAAVVTPLAAGDPTRHWQLVMTMTAMTGFWCLIASRFKLGVLADFLSRPILMGLLNGVAITIMVGQLSKIFGFTFSERYLIERIANGTTYITQTHLPTLAMSLVALATLLLAKRFRPAWPSSMVAMVITAALVWALNLGQYHIATLGKVGSGLPAFQMPEFPPGLMRELVLPALNLAMVSFVSMMLTARSFAAKNGYEIDADKEFRALGMANLASAISQGFAISGADSRTAVNDANGGKSQLVSIIAAGVIALITFYLTAPLQYIPTAALGVVLVMASLSLTDFRGLWALRHSDRAAFWLALVTFISVLTMGVIPGITLAVLLGLFQFLRNVMRPTDQLLGMDDEGVVRTLGDNEQAKAIPGILVYRFNSPLTYFNAPYFKRRVMALLVQDPHNPKCLVIDAVACFTHQDISVMSMVGELHKDLKRRGIHMVMAGRHGQMTHWLKQAGVRVGDEGIILCPDMYQALRMTRCYREPVFRDDDVVESTTDAILSRWPQDDALPDSARLTLPCEQEAGTTPA